The following are encoded in a window of Pristis pectinata isolate sPriPec2 chromosome 1, sPriPec2.1.pri, whole genome shotgun sequence genomic DNA:
- the angel1 gene encoding protein angel homolog 1, which translates to MVGSLLCYVLAPLADLLRRIAGPYIDDDAEEKCSEDSCLESDEVSNGSSTPWLPLSKDQTALLQDWLQEGSSAVSRGESVEEKGASVDADKPPQPSLTEIWKVEEATMTWQQARSMPAVSQQSDLWQPAAVQSNDEDQSVPGWQLTSTPAAVTGWPPSSRGAKEGTPAWMPAPPQNADRIEPPTGWQFQPQQHDRQEMGMIDWQLMSSHGMNQPGGSMMWHLPTALGVNEATANALWQFQNEGDLMMNTGQLTRMWETLTRQQADNASEGSLFEFTIMSYNILSQDLLETNSDLYSHCQPEFLTWEFRFQNLMQEFETWDPDIMCLQEVQENHYYQQFRPALQLRGYDCIYKRRTGIKTDGCAVCYKRDRFSLLSEHPVEYFRPIVETLNRDNVALIALLRPLTPDSGQDCSKLPDICVANTHLIFNPRRGDIKLTQLAVLFAEIRQVVQAAHGDGTHCPVILCGDLNSVPDSPLYKLIRNGELYYYGMPTWKVSCQEDCSHQVCPRKLYGPLWPSRLRITDSCQYVGIYEKKTTGTLRYGREFLLQLRYSAPALERPEHLDFIEGVTDAQPEPPGDGSERYVSVSEPEEELFCKRSPTTIRHNLNLTSVYSHYQSDTGRPEVTTCSSGFGLTVDYIFYSAQPVADKSGKGRRRYQDGPLKLLGRLSLLSEHDVWLANGLPNGICSSDHLSLLAKFGLKPHD; encoded by the exons ATGGTGGGCTCCCTGCTGTGTTATGTCCTGGCGCCGCTCGCCGACCTTCTCCGCCGGATCGCAG GTCCTTACATTGATGATGACGCTGAAGAAAAATGTTCAGAGGATTCGTGTTTGGAAAGTGATGAAGTATCCAATGGCAGTTCCACTCCATGGCTACCACTTAGCAAAGACCAAACTGCCCTGCTCCAGGATTGGCTACAAGAAGGGTCAAGTGCAGTTTCAAGAGGGGAGTCAGTAGAGGAGAAGGGTGCAAGTGTCGATGCTGATAAACCCCCCCAGCCTTCTCTGACGGAGATCTGGAAGGTAGAAGAGGCCACCATGACGTGGCAGCAAGCGAGGAGCATGCCAGCAGTGAGCCAGCAGTCGGATCTGTGGCAGCCTGCTGCAGTACAGAGTAATGATGAGGACCAGAGTGTCCCAGGATGGCAGTTGACATCTACACCAGCGGCTGTCACAGGCTGGCCACCCTCCTCTCGTGGGGCAAAGGAGGGGACCCCAGCTTGGATGCCAGCACCTCCCCAAAATGCAGATAGGATTGAGCCTCCAACTGGCTGGCAGTTCCAACCTCAACAGCATGATCGCCAGGAGATGGGTATGATTGATTGGCAGTTGATGTCATCGCATGGCATGAATCAGCCAGGAGGCAGCATGATGTGGCACTTGCCCACCGCGTTAGGAGTGAACGAAGCAACAGCAAATGCGCTGTGGCAGTTCCAAAATGAAGGCGATCTTATGATGAACACAG GCCAACTAACCAGAATGTGGGAGACTTTAACGAGACAGCAAGCGGACAATGCCAGTGAAGGCAGCCTATTTGAATTTACCATCATGTCATACAATATCCTGTCTCAGGACCTTCTGGAGACCAATAGTGATCTGTACTCTCACTGCCAGCCGGAGTTTCTGACATGGGAATTCCGATTCCAGAATCTCATGCAGGAATTTGAGACCTGGGATCCTGAT ATCATGTGCCTGCAGGAAGTTCAGGAAAACCATTACTATCAGCAGTTTCGACCAGCTCTCCAACTAAGGG gttacgactgCATTTACAAACGGCGCACTGGTATAAAGACAGATGGGTGTGCCGTGTGCTATAAACGGGACCGGTTTAGCCTCCTCTCCGAGCACCCTGTGGAATATTTTCGACCCATCGTGGAAACGTTGAACAGGGATAACGTGGCGCTTATAGCTCTGCTCCGCCCCCTGACTCCAGACTCCGGCCAAGACTGCTCGAAGCTGCCTGACATCTGCGTGGCAAACACTCACCTCATTTTCAACCCAAGGCGGGGGGATATCAAGCTCACCCAACTGGCTGTGTTGTTTGCTGAAATTCGGCAGGTGGTGCAGGCAGCTCATGGTGATGGCACACACTGCCCAGTCATCCTCTGTGGCGATCTGAACTCTGTCCCAGACTCTCCCCTATATAAACTCATCCGGAATGGAGAGCTGTACTATTATGGAATGCCTACATGGAAG GTATCCTGTCAGGAGGACTGCTCCCATCAGGTGTGTCCAAGGAAACTGTATGGCCCTCTGTGGCCAAGCAGACTCCGGATAACTGACAGCTGTCAGTATGTGGGCATATATGAGAAGAAGACTACAG GAACGCTGAGATACGGCCGTGAGTTTCTCCTCCAGCTTCGATATTCCGCACCAGCACTTGAGCGGCCAGAGCATCTCGATTTCATCGAGGGCGTAACGGATGCTCAACCAG AGCCTCCTGGAGATGGGTCAGAGCGCTATGTCAGTGTGTCTGAACCAGAGGAAGAGCTTTTCTGTAAAAG GTCTCCCACCACCATCCGTCATAACCTCAACCTGACCTCAGTCTACAGTCATTATCAGTCTGACACGGGACGACCCGAGGTCACCACCTGCTCGTCTGGCTTTGGCCTCACAGTGGATTACATCTTCTACTCTGCGCAGCCAGTCGCTGATAAGAGTGGAAAAG